In the genome of Luteitalea sp., the window TCTCGCTTGGCTTCGAGGAAGTGCTCGAAGATGTGATCGCCGAGCGTGTCGCGCATCAAGTCGCTCTTCTCGAGCGCCGCGAGGGCTTCGCTGAGGTTGGCGGGGAGCTCATCGATGCGCAAATGCCGGCGCTCCCGGTAACTCATCTTGTAGATGTTCTTCGCAACCGGCGGTCCGGGGTCGATTCGATTCTCGATGCCGTCGAGCCCGGCGCGCAGCATCGCGGCGAAGGCCAGGTACGGGTTGCACGAGGGATCGGGCATCCGGAGCTCGACGCGGGTCGCCGTGCCGCGTGGCGCAGGCACCCGCACGAGCGGACTGCGGTTCCGCTCCGACCAAGCAATGTGCGTCGGCGCCTCATAGCCGGGAACCAGCCGTTTGTAGGAGTTGACCAGCGGGCTGGTGATGGCACACAGCGCCTTGGCATGCCTCAGCAGGCCGCCGATGTAGTGGAGGCAGTCGGTGCTCAGCTCGCTCGGGGCCTTCGGATCGTAGAACGCGTTCTGTCCCTCGTGGAACAGCGACTGGTGCGTGTGCATGCCGGAGCCGAACACGCCATCGAGCGGCTTGGGCATGAAGGTCGCGTGCAGGCTGTTCTGCATCGCGACGTTCTTCACGATGAAGCGGAATGTGCTGACGCTGTCGGCGCTGGTCAACACATCGTCATGGCGAAGGTCGATCTCGTGCTGGCCTGCCGCAACCTCGTGGTGCGCTGCCTCCACCTCGAATCCCATCGCTTCGAGCGCGAGGACGATCTGACGGCGCACCTCTTCTCCGAGGTCGACCGGCGTCAAGTCGAAATATCCTCCAGCGTCGTGCGTCTCTGTCGTGGCTTGGCCGTGGCGGGTTTGAAAGAGGAAGAACTCTGCCTCGGGCCCGACATACATCGTGTATCCGGCCGTTGCCGCCCGCCTGATTGTCCGTTTCAACACTTGGCGCGGGCAGCCGGCACATGGTGTCCCATCCGTGTCGGTGATGTCACAAATGAGGCGTCCCACCCGCTGGCCCGTCTCACGCGGCCAGGGAAACACGTTGAAGGTCGCGAGGTCCGGCTTCAAGTACATGTCCGACTCCTCGAGGCGGACGAAGCCCTCGATAGACGAGCCATCGAACATGATCCGGCCCTCGAGCGCCGCCTCGAACTGCTTGTCCGGAACCTCGACATTCTTCGTGCTGCCGAAGATGTCGCTGAACTGCAGGCGCATGAACTTGACGCCGAGCCGGTCCACGCTTTCGAGGATTTGCCCGATGCGTGTGCGACGTGCTCGCTCCGTCGTGTCGTCTTTCATAACAAAACAGGGATCAGGGGTCAGGGATCAGAGATCCCTGACCCCTCCTTCCAGAGATGAGCGGCAGCAAATTGAGAAGCGTGAAGAATGGGAGCGCATGCAAATAACGATAGGAGGCGATGCTCGAAAAGAGAATGTGGGTCATCACCAAGCCGATGCCGATCAGTGCGCACAAGAGGATCTGGGCTCGTCTCGGATCCCGCCAATGAAGAGCAACGTTCAGCGCGGCCAGCGGAGCCAACAGGAACAGGCAGGCGACCAATCCCCACGAGCCGATCTCGAAGTAGCGGCTCATGGGCGTGACTCGCTGTGGCAAGCCGTCGAGGTCGTAGCTCCACCGCTTCCGCACGTTCTGGACCACCCTCTCCG includes:
- the glnA gene encoding type I glutamate--ammonia ligase, which translates into the protein MKDDTTERARRTRIGQILESVDRLGVKFMRLQFSDIFGSTKNVEVPDKQFEAALEGRIMFDGSSIEGFVRLEESDMYLKPDLATFNVFPWPRETGQRVGRLICDITDTDGTPCAGCPRQVLKRTIRRAATAGYTMYVGPEAEFFLFQTRHGQATTETHDAGGYFDLTPVDLGEEVRRQIVLALEAMGFEVEAAHHEVAAGQHEIDLRHDDVLTSADSVSTFRFIVKNVAMQNSLHATFMPKPLDGVFGSGMHTHQSLFHEGQNAFYDPKAPSELSTDCLHYIGGLLRHAKALCAITSPLVNSYKRLVPGYEAPTHIAWSERNRSPLVRVPAPRGTATRVELRMPDPSCNPYLAFAAMLRAGLDGIENRIDPGPPVAKNIYKMSYRERRHLRIDELPANLSEALAALEKSDLMRDTLGDHIFEHFLEAKREEWSDYIRRVSGWEIERYLTMY